CCTTTTGTTATCATATCCTACGGAAATTTTTACTATATCAACGGTGATTACATTTGAACCTAACTGTTTTTCAATAGCCTCTTTATCAGACTCATCTAATTCTCATTCTGTATCTACTACCTGAGTCTCCGGTATAGGTTGATTTGGCTTCCATTTTTTCTTGGGGAAATCCAACGTTTGCGAGAAAGCTTCTTTTTTAGTATCTGGTTTTATCCTATAAAGAGCTTTTAAAATTGCAGTCTTACCAGATTCATTTTTCCCTACTAAGCATGTTACTTTATCCAAGAAAAGTTCTCCTGAATCTTCAATACATCTAAAATCTTTAATTTGAATTTTCTTTAATAACATAAAACATCTCCTTATTTTTTTAAGATTTAATAATAGAACAAAGCCTGCCATGGACGGCAGGCGCTATAAATGAAGGGGCGCGGCATGGCGGCTAACGACCGAAGCTTGACGACGTCGCGTCCCCGAGCGCCTTTGCGCAAAAGGGTCGCGAACTTCTATTTCTGAAAATCTCTTCTTTTACTATTTAGTCAAGTTCGCGAAGCGATGTGTCGAAGACCGGAGTGAGTCCCGAACGGATTCCGTGAGTGGCGAACGAAGCGGCAAGCGTTAGTTAGCCGCTGTTCCCGCGAGCATCTTCAAGCGACTCCAATAAACCATTGCAACTGAATGAAACAAGAAACGCTCACCCCTTCTCACGCTAAGCCAAACCCTTCCGAAAAAGCGCAGAGGGAATGGCGGCTAACGACAAAGGCTTCTCGACGTTCGCGGTTCTGGAGCGCGCTAAACGCGCGGAAGAATTGGCACGAAGGCTTGAGCGGCCTTAGTCGCGTCTCGCAAGCCGAGTGACAAAGCGAATGTGCCGAAGGCCAAGCGAGAGTCGCGGAGCGATCTCGAAGCGCCGCAAGAAGTCGCAGTTAGGCGAGCGTTTTTGCCGATGATCTAACAAATTACGCCATGGATTGCGTTTTTAATTTTTAATCCCTAAAATATTTAAGGCCTTTGAATTATTTTTAAGAATGAATAACATTCTTTGAGCTGGGCCTTGTGGAATGTTTTTTCCAGATTCCCAAGCTTCTATTGTTTTAGTAGAAACACCTAATGCTTGAGCAAAAGTATTTTGTGTAAGATGTAAATTAGTTCTAATATTTCTGATTTCTTTACCTTTAAACGTTGGCAATTCCTGAATTTCAATAATTTGCGCCTTTACGCCTGAAACTTTCTTGCCTTTAGTATATTCAATTGCTTCATTAAGCCCTTTTGAAAGACTATTAAATAGTTTATTATTATTTTCTTTTTTCATGTCGCACCCTCTTCGACTGAATTAAATCCTTTAGAGAAGTTACTAAATCCGCCAATATCGTAAGCTCTTTCTTTGAAAGATTTTCTTTATCGTTTTTCTCAAGAAGTGTTATTAAGAATAATACTGAGAATTCTTCAATATCCAAGTAGAACACTCGAACTCCGCCACTCTTGCCGATTCCTTTCTTTTTCCAGCGTATCTTTCTAATTCCGTTAGAATCTTTAATGACCGGGCCATATTTTGGATTTTCTAAAAGAAATTCTTGGAGTTCTCTTAACTCTTTATCTTCAAGTCCAGCTTTCTTCCAAAATAAATCGAAATCTGGAAGGTGAATGAATATTCTTTTCAATAAATCAATCATCCCTATTCAATAGGGTATTGTCAATCTCTAAATCTTTACAAAATTCCTGGCTTAATCGCCGCACGGACGCGGCGAAAACAATGGTAGTAACCCGGCAAAAATGTCGCCTAACGAAATAGGCTTCTCGACGTTCGCGTTCCCGAAGCGCTTGTGCGCGAAGGGATTGGAACGAGGTTCGAGCGACCTTAGTCGCGTCCCGCGAACCGAGTTACAAAGCAAATGTGCCGAAGGCCAAGCGAGAGTTGCGAAGCAATCTCGAAGCGCAGTGAGAAGCCGTAGTTATGCGCCGTGAATTTCAATGCACTTGCCAGGTTCGAATAATAAAGTTTTTCAAAGTCTCCTCTCTATTTTCCAAAGCTTTCTTATTCCAATCTCTTACTTTTATAATTTCTTTCATCAATAGTAAGTTACTTTTTTTATAAATTTCTTTTTTATTTGGAAATGAACTGTTACCTGCAATTGAATTTTGTTGTTTCGGCAAAACCGTAAGATTACCAATACGATTGACATTCTTAATTATTACGCTATTTCCCCTTCCAAACTTACCTTTCCAGTAAGTCTCATTGCCAGGTTCTTGAGGAAAAATATGCTCAATTGTCTCGGCGGAGTTCCCATTCCAGATGTCACTCCAGGAATTCGATATTTCGATTTTCAATTGCTTTGCTAAACTCAATTCATAGTGATACAAAATATAACGTAGCTCATTTGTCCAACTTGTGTAACAATCTCTTTCTTTAATTAGCTTATTTACTTCTGACTCAATATCATAGGACGAAGCAATGGATTTAAGATTTTTAACTATTTCAGTCACACCTTCATGCTTGTTTTTATAAATTTCATAAGCAATTCGAACATACTCTCCGACAGCTGTTCGAGAGTCTTTTTTTGATATGCCGAAGATTAAAAAAGAGATTTTCTCCCAAATACTTTTTAAATTAGTTTTGTCTTTTGCTGATAAGTCTTTTGATGAGACGATCGCGAGATAAAGCAGTCGCGCATGCGATATGCTTGTAATCGTATTCAGAATTTGATCATCGTAAAGCTCTTCCAACTTGCTAGCAATATCAACAAAGATGTTCATTATTTTCAATATATCATTGGGATTAGTAGTTGCCTTTTCTTTCAAAAATTCATATGAAATTTCTGATGATATCACTCTACTTGGGGTTGAATCTTGCATTAGAGTTGCTGCATATCTTAAGATCTCATCGCCATTTAGGTTTTTGATCCCTATTTTCTCGTAAAGCTTTGTCCATATTTTATGAGATTCAATAAATTTAGACTTTGAATTTTGAACTCCATATTTTTCGTATATGATCCCCATTAACATACTTTTAGTTTTGTCTAACCACTCAACAGGTCTACCTCTTGAGTTTAAGACCTCAAAAGTCGTGTAAACCATTCCTTCATCAAGGATTTCATAATATAAAAATCCCAATCTATTTTGAACTATCCTAAGAATATTTAATAATATTTCATTATTCGAATTTGACTGAATAAAATACTTACATTCAATAATTGCGTTTTTAAGATTTTCTTCACCAGTAGTTAATGGTTGAAAATTTGTCTCGCTGTAACCTTCTTTTAAGTAGCGCGAGAAAACTCTATTACTGTCATGATTTGTTTGTAATAATATTGCCGAGTTATCCCTTTTTATCAGTAAATTTTTTAATTCTTCTGCAATTTTATAATTATCAAAATCGTTTTCTAAAATATAATCAGAAATCTCTTTTAATAAAATAATTAGTGTAGTGATCCTTTGCTGACCGTCAACGATTTCAACGATTTCATATTCGTGCTGACCAATTGTAATTTTCTCTTTAGTATTTAATGCAACAAGAGTTGCCATAAAGTGTTGATAATTTATATCGTTTTTATTTAAGACAGCAAGAATATCCTGAAATAAATCGACTCTTTGTTTTTTTTCCCAGCTATACGGTCGTTGGTATTCTGGAATCCTGAACAGCCGTCCTTGGCATAGCTTCAAAAACTGCAGATATAGTGGCTGTAGACTCATTTTTTTCTCCTTAAATTTTAACCATGGCGTCTAACGAAATAGGCTTCTCGACGTTCGCGGTTCTGGAGCGCGTCTAAACGCGCGGAAGAATTGGAACGAGGCTTGAGGCGTCCTAACGCCGTCCCGCAAGCCGAGTGACAAAGCGAATGTGCCGAAGGCCAAGCAAGAGTCGCGAAGCGATCTCGCAGCGCCGCGAGAAGCCGCAGTTAGGCGAAGTTAGCGAATTTTTCCTTGTTAAGCTTATATTTATCTAATATGGATGGCCCGAATTCAGTTAAAATATCTTCTTGTTTTAGAATTTCGATAATCAAGTCATAGAAAGACTGAATTTCTTCTTCGGGAATTAGAGGCTTGAAAATGCGAGAAATTAATCTTCCCCTCTCTCTGCCATATCTATAAAGAATTACATCCATATCCTGATACCTTAACGTATAATGGATTGCGGAAGTAATGTTTTCTCTTTCAATCAACCCCGTATCAGAGTTTTCAAACCGTACAAGGTCCAATGCAATCTGTCGAGCAAACTCTCTTTGAAACGCCTTGCTACTTAACTTAACTTGAATATTTTTGCAATAAGATTCTCGCTCGTAAGCCGTATACCAAAGTAGAGAACTTATAACTATTGAGAAGAGCCAGAAAATGCCGAAAATGGGATTTGAAGCGTCTATATATTTGCTCAATACTGGATGTTCTATGATCGTTTTAGGGAAAAACCACGTTATGCTTAAAAAACCAGAAATGGCTGTTAACGTTATTTTTGGACCGAAAAGCTCTCTAAGTTTTGTTCTTTCAAAGTTTTCTAACGACTTTTGAAAGTCTGAACTAAATTCTCGTATCTGTGCGCTAATTACTTCTTTTTTCTTAATTTCTGCCAATACTGTTTCTTTGCGGGGAACTATATCTCTCGGCTTGTCAATATTTTTCAATGCTTCAGTTAGAGCAATATACTGCTCTTTCTTTTCCCTTTCAATTCGCCAAGGTTTTTATCAGGATGCAACTTCTTAATTTTTTCTCGCAATTTGGCCTTAACTTTAGATACATCCGTTTCTCGAATATTAAACTTTTCTCTTATTTCATCAATTAAATTGGTCATGTAAATTTCCTTTTTGCTAATTTCGCATAACGACCGAAGCTTGACGACGTCGCGTCCCCGAGCGCCTTTGCGCGAAAGGGTCGCGAACTTCTATTTCTGAAAATCTCTTCCTTTACTATTTAATCAAGTTCGCGAAGCGATGTGTCGAAGACCGGAGTGAGTCCCGAACGGATTCCGTGAGTGGCGAACGGAGCGGCAAGCGTTAGTTAGCTGCTGTTCCCGCGAGCATCTTCAAGCGACTCCAATAAACCATTGCAACTGAATAAAACAAGAAACGCTCACCCCTTCTCACGCTAAGCCAAACCCTTCCGGAAAAAGCACAGCGGGAATGACGGCTAACGACCGAAGCTTGACGACGTCGCGTCCCCCAGCGCCTTTGCGCGAAAGGATTGACGGAGGCTTGAGGCGCCTTAGCGCCGACTCACAAGCCGAACGTCAAAGCGAATGTGCCGAAGGCCAAGCAAGAGTCGCGAAGCGATCTCGCAGCGCAGTGAGAAGCCGCAGTTAGACGATCGTGCGTGCTTTAATTCAAGCCTTGATCATTTCAGAATTAATGATATTTAATGCTTTTCCTTTTTTTGTTTTGTAAAAAAGAAAATCACTGTCCAAAGTTAAAATATCCTTAATTCCATAAATTTCAGAAAGACTAACAAGAGAAGCATCTGCAAAATCCATTGGACGATCTGAATATTTTTCCATATAATAATGTATCAATGGAAAATGATCATTATCTTGGTTTAAAATTGTAACCGCTCCGTCTTTAATCCATTCAATAAATGAACTCTGAGCTTGTTTATTATCTGATAATAAATATGAAACTTCTGTTACCACGGCTATAGTCGTAAATAATCGCCCTTTGAAATCCTTTAAAAACAATCTGATGTTATTACAATAAACATCAGATTCATCAAAAAAGGCAACAATAGGTCCAGTATCAATAATTGCTTTTATCATTTACCTTTTTGTTTTTTCAGTATTGCATCTTTAATATACTTTTGATGATTTACTGATTTATCTGAAATCCCACTTTTATATTGGCCAAAGTATTTTTTACCTAATTCATAGGCTGATGGCTTTTGGGCAAAATTATCAATGTAATAAACTAAAGATTCTTTGATTACTTCTGATTTACTTTTATTTTCAATTTTAGCCACTTCTGATAGTTTTTTTTCTAATTCCGGAGGTAATCGAAGACTAATCATAAAACGCCTCTTGTATCACATATGTAATACGTTTTCAAATCTGGTCAACAAAATTTTTGTGCTTTCTCGAATTGCAAAAATGAATTTATAAAGAAGTTTTTCATTTCAAAAGTCATTTCGCACGCATGGCGGCTAACGAAGTAGGCTTCTCGACGTTCGCGGTTCTGAAGCGCGCTAAACGCGCGAAAGAATTGGAACGAGGTTCGAGCGACCTTAGTCGCGGCTCGCGAACCGAGTTACAAAGCGAATGTGCCGAAGGCCAAGCGAGAGTTGCGAAGCAATCTCGAAGCGCAGTGAGAAGCCGCAGTTAGGCGATGAAGCGACTCATGCCGCTAAATCTTTTGAAAAACTATTTCTAGTTACCCATGGTATTGGAGTAATTTCATATTTTTTGAGAGCGTCTACAACAGAAGGAGATACATCATGTTCTCTATCATTAAGTATCGCATAAGCAACTGATTCAGAAGGTCTTACTTCTTTTGTTTCAGACCACGCAAATAAAAAAACTTCAACATTATTTTTATCAGGTACATTCAAAGCTTGTACGATTCTTTCAGGTCGTTCTTTCGATTCAGGTATAACAAAGTGAAAATAATGATCATACCCACTACGACCGGAGAATTTCACATTCTGAACAAATCTTACTTCATTTTTTTTCAACCACTGAGTGACATCTTCTAGAAACAAACTAAGAACATGTGGCTTTGCAGTATAAAATAGATCGTCGACTGCTAACATGGCTTGAATTAAACTATGCTTTTTTAATGGGAAATCGCTTGCGCTTGCACTTACATTGAGCTGAGATCCATTAAGTTTAACCCCTAACCCATTTAAAACCGTATGCAATAACTCTTTTCTTTTAGGTGTATCGATCAAGCATCCTGATAATGAAAGATCATTAATAACATAACCATCATCACTTAAGACAAACTTTTCTTTTCCATAAGGCTTTACGTAAATTTGAATATAATCATTATGCCTATCAATATATGGGGTCGTTATTTCGAACCAATCATTCACTGACTTAATTAGTGTCTTTTCTTGAAGCCAGGAATGATATTCAGCCAATAATCTTTCTATTTCAGCCATCATATTTAGGTAAAAAGATCTCCTTCGATCTCAGGTCTAGTTGCAATATTACAGAAATTCATAAAGATATCTAATCGTTCTACCATATTTGCAGCTTGTTCATACGCTTCACCAAATATATCTACAGGTGAATATGCCCATTTGTCAGCGTACCCATGTTTATAAATGTGAACGTGAGGAACGCCGATTTCGCTTCCATCTGGATTCCTATGAGGTCTTCCATCAATATCCAATCGGACTAATGGAAAAATTACTTTAGCTCTTGTCTGAAACGTAACTCTGTTAAGATTAATAGAGCCTCGACTAATATCCAAGAAAAATTTTTCTCGTTTATCTTCCGAAAGTAAAGGGATATTGATTTGTTCCCCTAACGTTGGAAAAGTATAGTTTTCCGAAATATCGATATGTTTATTAAGCTGTAGCAAATCAGCTACATCTGCATCTGTTAATTCTGACATATTATTCCTAATTAGAATTTAATCGTGTCGCTTTGTCGCCTAACGACGCAGGTTTCTCGACGTTTGCGTTCCCGGAGCGCTTCTGCGCGGAGGGATTTAAACTCAACTTGAGTGAGCATTAGCGAACGTCTTGCAAGTTGAGTTAAAAAGCGAATGTGCCGAAGGCCAAGCGAGAGTCGCGAAGCAATCTCGATGCGCCGCGAGAAGCCGTAGTTAGGCGGCGTCGGAATCTCTCCTCGAACTTCCTTTAGCGAATAAAAATATAACAAATGAGAAAAAGAAGAGCAAAATTGGAAATGCACCGAATACGGGCTCAGCTCGTCCCCTTTCGGTCTTTTCATTTCCTGGTATATCATAGTTTTCCAAAGAATTCCAATTAACAACTAGACTGATAGTAAATACTGTTACAAGGAGAATATTGAGTAATGAATATTCAAGTCGTTGACGTATCGCATATTCGATTGCAAACCCAATTAGAACTTCTGTTACACCGATAAAAAACAATCCGCCGGGGAGTTGTAGCTTTTTAGGATTCGCTCGAATCCATAATATAATATAAATTTGAAGTATTGTTAAGCCAATGTAAAAATATCCTGTAAGATACTCTTGAGCTGCGATAGTAATTAGTAAAGATGCTACGGAATGAAGCAAAACTATAAATGCTAAGAGGATTTTTGACAGCTTTAAAGTAATATTATCTTCATAGTAACCTACAAGTATTAAAAGAATGAAAATTACTAAGAAACCGATAATAGGAATTACCAAAGAATACGTATTAATTCCGTAGATTAACCAAGCAATTGAATCTTTAGAGAATATTGGATAAGAAAGTGAAACAGCCGCAATAAACAAGCAACTTAGGGAGGAAAGAAGGAATGATTTTTCAAAATACCTTATTCTTTCTTCTATCTGATTAACGATTTTTTTTGATACGAATAAATTGTTCATAATTTAACCATAGAATTTATTTCGATGCCGTCTAACGAAATAGGCTTCTCGACGTTTGCGTTTCTGGAGCGCGCTAAACGCGCGAAAGAATTGGCGCGAGGCTTGAGGCGCCTTAGCGCCGTCCCGCACAAGCCAAGTGACAAAGCGAATGTGCCGAAGGCCAAGCAAGAGTCGCGAAGCGATCTCGCAGCGACGCGAGAAGCCGCAGTTAGGCGCTGGACGCCCCAATCTCTGAAGCTAAATATTGTTCAACAGATACGATTCTCAAATCATCAATTTTATTTAGAACTAGTAAATCTTTATCGCCTGTAATCAAATAATCAACTCTTGCAGACATCGCACTTTCAAGTATATGATAATCGTCTCGATCTCGAAGACCAGAATAATCCTTTAAAGGAACATTAACTATTCGTTGAGTTATCGATTCTATTTCAGATATCACTATCAAAATGAATTCTTTATCAAGTTTAAACTTAGGTTTTTCGAGCGTTTCTTTGATTTCAGTTAATATAGAGTCCGAAGTGTAGCCGGTAACCTTTCCTGAAATTAATTCCTCTAAAACAATTCTCGGTTTTCCACCGAATAGAATGGCCGAAATATAAATGTTAGTATCTAGTAAGACTTTGATCATTAGGAAGTTTTCTTTGTCTTCCTAAGTAACTTAATCTCATCGATAATTGAATCGTCAGTGATGCTTGTTCCTTTAGATAATGCAGAGCCTACTTCAAAAATCTTTTCCCATTTGAATCTTCTTTCAATATATGCCCTTGCAGCTTCTCTAATTAACTCGGAACGAGATCGATGTTCCCGTTTCGCAATTTTATCAATTTCTTTTAAAAGTCCTTTCTCAAAGGAAATATTGACTGTTTGGTTCATACTCTGACTATATACAAACTTTGTATATAGTCAAACTCAAATTTTCTTGATCTATACATTTTTGGCGTCTTTCGTCTAACGAAATAGGCTTCTCGACGTTCGCGGTTCTGGAGCGCGCTAAACGCGCGAAAGAATTGGAACCAGGTTCGAGGCGCCTTAGCGCCGTCCCGCGAACCGAGTTACAAAGCGAATGTGCCGAAGGCAAAGCAAGAGTTGCGAAGCAATCTAGAAGCGCCGCGAGAAGCCGCATTTAGGCGAAGTGACTGCTACTGCTTTGAATGATAAATTTCTTTAGCGTTTAAAACTTTTAATATTTTTTTGTCTAAGGTCCAAAGCTTTAAATTTCTCTTCACCGCTTCGTTGATTATTACAGAGTCAATTAGTCCGACGCCTTTATCCTTCAATTTCTGTTCATAGGATAGTTTTCCAGCTTCAAGAAAACTGTTGTCGGAACTTAGAGTATTTAAATTTTCCCAATACTCTAAAATGAATGAAACCTCTGATTTACTTTTACAGCCTTGAAGAAGTTCCCCAAAAATTATCTCATGCACAAGCACTTCAGACGATTCTATTAAATCTTTTAGTTCGCTAAAATAAGGTTCATTTTTTTTGAAAAATTCAATCCAAATCGAAGTATCAACTAATATCATTATCTATCTCGATTTAGATTTCGTATCTTTTCCCCACTAAATCCTTGCTGGAAAACTAATGGCGACTTAGCTAACTTTTGATTTAGTTTCTTAATTTTTGCCTGTTTTAACCATTCAGAAAGTGCCTTCTGCAACGAATCTGTTATATTTTTTCCGCCAGAATATTTCTGAACTTCAGTTATTAAATCATCGGGTAAAATAGCTGTAACTTTCATACGATACATTATACGATTCATTTTCGTATATTACCAGCTTTTTTTATAGTTCCCTAAATTTATTTCTCGATAAATATTCATTTTCAAAATTAAGTTTGCAGGCATTTCGCATAACGACGTAGGTTTCTCGACGTTTGCGTACCCGAAGCGCTTGTGCGCGTAGGGATTTTAACTCAACTTGAGTGAGCCTTAGCGAACGTCTTGCAAGTTGAGTTAAAAAGCAAATGTGCCGGAGGCCAAGCAAGACTGAGCGGGAACCGCGAATGTCGTAGCGCCGCGAGAAACCGCAGTTATGCGACGTGATGTCAATAATCAAATAATTATCTTATCTCTATCGTATAATTTGTAGCACTTTCATAACACTGCAAAAAAGATACATTGAATCCTTTATCAATGTAATTCCGATTTACGATGTCAGTAATTATCTTTCTGTTTGTCTCTGAAATTCTTAAACCAAAAATGATTTGCTTTAATATTTTCTTTTTGAAGCGAATAGTGTTATTCTTTAACCAATCACTATCTAACAACAAGCGCACCTCTTCCTCATATATCCAATCCGCATTCTATCGCAGCAAAAACTTGAATATATCCGAAGGACGGTCTTTGAAGCGATTCCATGGTGGAGGGATTTCGTTATTATAGGTAATATCAAATGCTGAAAGATAATCTTTTGGATATCCTGGGCCAGGAAGTTCAAAATCTTCTCCCTCCAATTCGAGTCCCATACCACCAGTTGGTGAAGCTATTGACTCAAAACCCAAACAAAATCCTTTGTGTTGGTCTGCATAGTGAGCCCACATCAAGATATTACTAGGTGTTTTAGAAAGACAAAGAATTCGATTTCTATTGTCGTCTTTTTTCGCATCGCCTAACATTGAATCATCTATATATTTGTGCTCGAATTCTTTCGCTAGTTTTTCTGCTTTTGCTTCCTCTTCACCAACCGTATATCGAAGCCAGTTATACCAATCATCAAACGTTCCCTGATATATTGTTTTAGTTCTTGAGTCAAAAGGATCATTGAATTCCGAAGGCTTAGCAAAATAAAATTCGTTATCAAGTATTAGTTTAAAAGAAAATTCGTTAATACCCCTGTATTTAAAAAGTAACACGCTCACCTCCTATAAATACATCATGTCGCATAACGAAATAGGCTTCTCGACGTTCGCGATTCTGGAGCGCGCTAAACGCGCGGAAGAATTGGAACGAGGCTTGAGCGGCTTTAGGCGCGTCTCGCAAGCCGAGGGACAAAGCGAATGTGCCGAAGGCCAAGCAAGAGTTGCGAAGCAATCTCGATGCGCCGCGAGAAGCCGAAGTTAGACGATGGTGGCGTTTAAAAAAACTGAATTAAAATTAGATTAAGGAATCGTGTAATTCCATTTCTTTTTGCAAAATTGTATTAATAATCGTGCTAAGATCTTTATTCTTTTTAAGAGCTATTTTTTTATAATATTCTTCCAATTGAGGATCAAGATATACAGGAAAATGGAGATCTTTTAAGTCTCGTGTATAAACACCGCGTTTCCCTTTTGAAAAATCGTATTCTTTTCTCATATTTTTAAATATCAGTTGAGTAGTATTGAGCTTTCTCTGAATTCGAAGCTGGTCTCGCTGATATGATTCTTTTTATTTCTTCATCATTCTGCGTTCGATCAACAAAAATTACAACTGCAATAGTAATATTTTCAATCATTCCAAGTGCAATTTCTCTGACTTCACCAATGGAATGATCTGGATCAGAAATATAAATAGTTCTTGGAGCCGCAAAAACCAATAAGGCTTCTCCAAATGAGAGGTCATGTTTTTGAATATTTATTCTTTCTTTTTCAATATCCCATTCAAAACGCACTTAAATAGCTAATAATGATACTATATATATGTAAAGTCTTTATTTTCGTTGTCCCAATTGATTTACTTTAAAGATTACCGCATAAAAGCTTAATACCGCCACTGTCGTCTAACGACGCAGGTTTCTCGACGTTTGCGTTCCCGAAGCGCTTGTGCGCGAAGGGATTTTAACTCGGCTTGAGCGAACCTTAGTGAGCGGCTTGCAAGCCGAAGTTGAAAAGCAAATGTGGCTTTAGCCCGTAGTGAGGATCGCATTAGCGATTCCGAACGGAGCGAGAAACAGCAGTTAGACGACGGTTTTTATTGAATTGATTAATATCTTAATCAACCAACATTTCCTTTATAACTAGTTTTATTTTAGAAACTGTTTTGGGATCCGTTTTTCCTAATTTTTTTATCAAACGAGTTTTATCGACGGTTCGAATTTGATCTAACACAACCCAGCCTTTTTTTCCTTGAAATGTTAATTCAACTCTTGTTGGATACGATCGAGATTTAGTAGTCATTGGTGCAATAATAATTGTACCAATAGTCTTATTCATTTCATTAGGTGAGATTATTACGCAAGGTCTCGATTTTTTTATTTCGTGTCCGATTGTTGGATCCAAATTTATCAAATATACTTCGTATTGAGAAATCACCATTCCCAATCCTTGTCCGATAAATCTATTGAATCGGGGATAAGTAATTTATCATCTTTATTTGAAGACATTGTCTTAAATTGTTTTTCCCAACCTTCTCTCGGTTTTGATTTTAGAGGTACGATGATTAGTTTATTATTATCGATTAGTAAATCTACTTCTTCTTCAATGTGGCATTCTTCTAAAACCGCTTTGGGAATTCGAATACCTTTAGAATTACCTATTTTTACAACTGACGCTCTCATAGTAATTACTATGTAATTACACTCGGTTTTGTCAATCAAAAAGAACCCACCCTCTTAATTGAGAAGCTAAATCATGGGACTTGAACTCTTTGTATTTAGTATTTAAACTCTCATTTCAAAGTAAGATTCAAAAACTGTCGTCTAACGACCGAGGCTTGACGACGTCGCGTCCCCGAGCGCCTTTGCGCGAAAGGGTCGCGAACTTCTATTTCTGAAAATCTCTTCTATTACTATTTAACCAAGTTCGCGAAGCGATGTGTCGAAGACCGGAGTGAGTCCCGAACGGACTCCGTGAGTGGCGAACGAAGCGGCAAGCGTTAGTTAGCCGCTGTTCCCGCGAGCATCTTGAAGCGACTCCAATAAACCATTGCAACTGAATGAAACAAGAAACGCTCACCCCTTCTCGCGCTAAGCCAAACCCTTCCGGAAAAAGCGCAGCGGGAATGGCGGCTAACGACGCATGATTGTCGAAGTTCCGCGAGTCCGAAGGACTTGGCGCGAGGCTTGCTTTGCAAGACGAGTGACAAAGCGGAATTTGGCGAAGCCCAAGCAAGGGTTGCGAAGCAATCCCGAAGCGCAGCGACAATTTTTAGTTATCTGACGTTGGCCATTTTAAAGATTAAAAAATTTGCGGAGCCTGAAGTAAACTTCGATTATCAAATTCAGTTTGTCTTCGAAAAAGAACAGCGTCAAATTCGAAATCCCATGTATGTTATAAACTACTCTATTTGCAGTATAGGAAGCATTTTTTAAACTAACTCGAATTACATAGGCGTTATACTTTTTTTTAACGAGCAAGTGTCTCATAATTTCATGATGTTTTTTCGTTTTAGATTCGTTTTTTTCACTATCAAAATTAGATAGAGCTCCTGTGATGAGATCCGGAAGCAAAACTAACTCTTCATACCAATTGCCGGATCCCGATGTGGCACCGGCC
The sequence above is a segment of the Leptospira stimsonii genome. Coding sequences within it:
- a CDS encoding AAA family ATPase, whose product is MLLKKIQIKDFRCIEDSGELFLDKVTCLVGKNESGKTAILKALYRIKPDTKKEAFSQTLDFPKKKWKPNQPIPETQVVDTE
- a CDS encoding helix-turn-helix domain-containing protein, whose translation is MKKENNNKLFNSLSKGLNEAIEYTKGKKVSGVKAQIIEIQELPTFKGKEIRNIRTNLHLTQNTFAQALGVSTKTIEAWESGKNIPQGPAQRMLFILKNNSKALNILGIKN
- a CDS encoding type II toxin-antitoxin system RelE/ParE family toxin, whose product is MKRIFIHLPDFDLFWKKAGLEDKELRELQEFLLENPKYGPVIKDSNGIRKIRWKKKGIGKSGGVRVFYLDIEEFSVLFLITLLEKNDKENLSKKELTILADLVTSLKDLIQSKRVRHEKRK
- a CDS encoding DUF262 domain-containing protein: MSLQPLYLQFLKLCQGRLFRIPEYQRPYSWEKKQRVDLFQDILAVLNKNDINYQHFMATLVALNTKEKITIGQHEYEIVEIVDGQQRITTLIILLKEISDYILENDFDNYKIAEELKNLLIKRDNSAILLQTNHDSNRVFSRYLKEGYSETNFQPLTTGEENLKNAIIECKYFIQSNSNNEILLNILRIVQNRLGFLYYEILDEGMVYTTFEVLNSRGRPVEWLDKTKSMLMGIIYEKYGVQNSKSKFIESHKIWTKLYEKIGIKNLNGDEILRYAATLMQDSTPSRVISSEISYEFLKEKATTNPNDILKIMNIFVDIASKLEELYDDQILNTITSISHARLLYLAIVSSKDLSAKDKTNLKSIWEKISFLIFGISKKDSRTAVGEYVRIAYEIYKNKHEGVTEIVKNLKSIASSYDIESEVNKLIKERDCYTSWTNELRYILYHYELSLAKQLKIEISNSWSDIWNGNSAETIEHIFPQEPGNETYWKGKFGRGNSVIIKNVNRIGNLTVLPKQQNSIAGNSSFPNKKEIYKKSNLLLMKEIIKVRDWNKKALENREETLKNFIIRTWQVH
- a CDS encoding type II toxin-antitoxin system VapC family toxin, with the protein product MIKAIIDTGPIVAFFDESDVYCNNIRLFLKDFKGRLFTTIAVVTEVSYLLSDNKQAQSSFIEWIKDGAVTILNQDNDHFPLIHYYMEKYSDRPMDFADASLVSLSEIYGIKDILTLDSDFLFYKTKKGKALNIINSEMIKA
- a CDS encoding ribbon-helix-helix protein, CopG family, with the protein product MISLRLPPELEKKLSEVAKIENKSKSEVIKESLVYYIDNFAQKPSAYELGKKYFGQYKSGISDKSVNHQKYIKDAILKKQKGK
- a CDS encoding DUF1829 domain-containing protein, encoding MMAEIERLLAEYHSWLQEKTLIKSVNDWFEITTPYIDRHNDYIQIYVKPYGKEKFVLSDDGYVINDLSLSGCLIDTPKRKELLHTVLNGLGVKLNGSQLNVSASASDFPLKKHSLIQAMLAVDDLFYTAKPHVLSLFLEDVTQWLKKNEVRFVQNVKFSGRSGYDHYFHFVIPESKERPERIVQALNVPDKNNVEVFLFAWSETKEVRPSESVAYAILNDREHDVSPSVVDALKKYEITPIPWVTRNSFSKDLAA
- a CDS encoding DUF6978 family protein yields the protein MSELTDADVADLLQLNKHIDISENYTFPTLGEQINIPLLSEDKREKFFLDISRGSINLNRVTFQTRAKVIFPLVRLDIDGRPHRNPDGSEIGVPHVHIYKHGYADKWAYSPVDIFGEAYEQAANMVERLDIFMNFCNIATRPEIEGDLFT
- a CDS encoding putative toxin-antitoxin system toxin component, PIN family, giving the protein MIKVLLDTNIYISAILFGGKPRIVLEELISGKVTGYTSDSILTEIKETLEKPKFKLDKEFILIVISEIESITQRIVNVPLKDYSGLRDRDDYHILESAMSARVDYLITGDKDLLVLNKIDDLRIVSVEQYLASEIGASSA